In Hevea brasiliensis isolate MT/VB/25A 57/8 chromosome 13, ASM3005281v1, whole genome shotgun sequence, a single genomic region encodes these proteins:
- the LOC110657097 gene encoding probable inactive poly [ADP-ribose] polymerase SRO5, whose translation MDLSSDKADEQTESFSSDLESVHDDLESVISNGESASYGQFTELVRLFEGDRMHDLIIRRFLSGLGSIGEFTTVFAVHRNTYSGIMGQARMQSFQIFVKAMEKQRGGNANVKYAWFGATADEICNIMKNGFGGQINDNNGLYGYGIYLCPDNSPLEVVKHMREGNDGLRHLLLCRVILGTMEVVHPGSEQFHPSSEEFDSGIDNVSSPKKYIVWSNHMNTHILPEFVVSFKAPYSLKGFFRVPESGGTPTSPWMPFPALIAALSKFLPPTTVGVLAKYHKDHKENIISRQELVQRVRQLVGDKLLASVIKSFRTKKAKGSSSSKQAIGGGNHVN comes from the exons atggatttAAGCTCGGACAAGGCTGATGAGCAAACTGAGAGTTTTAGCTCTGATTTAGAATCCGTCCATGATGATCTAGAGTCAGTCATTTCTAATGGAGAAAGTGCCAGTTATGGTCAGTTTACCGAATTGGTTCGACTTTTTGAGGGAGACAGGATGCATGATCTCATCATTCGAAGGTTTCTTTCGGGTTTGGGTTCGATCGGCGAATTTACCACAGTCTTCGCCGTTCACAGGAACACGTATTCTGGCATCATGGGGCAAGCCAGGATGCAATCGTTTCAAATTTTCGTAAAAGCAATGGAGAAGCAGCGCGGTGGTAATGCAAATGTGAAGTATGCTTGGTTTGGCGCTACAGCAGACGAGATATGCAACATAATGAAGAATGGTTTTGGTGGCCAGATTAATGACAATAATGGATTATATGGATATGGCATCTATCTTTGCCCGGATAATTCTCCTCTTGAAGT tgTGAAGCATATGAGGGAAGGTAATGATGGTCTACGCCATTTGTTGTTGTGCCGCGTTATACTGGGTACCATGGAAGTTGTGCATCCTGGTTCTGAGCAGTTTCATCCGAGTTCTGAGGAGTTTGATTCGGGGATAGACAATGTTTCATCTCCCAAGAAGTATATTGTGTGGAGTAACCACATGAACACCCACATTTTGCCCGAGTTTGTTGTTAGTTTCAAGGCTCCTTATTCTTTGAAGG GGTTCTTTAGGGTTCCAGAATCTGGAGGGACACCAACTTCACCATGGATGCCATTTCCAGCTCTTATTGCTGCACTATCAAAGTTCCTGCCTCCTACTACTGTTGGTGTACTTGCCAAGTACCATAAAGATCACAAA GAAAACATAATTTCTAGGCAAGAACTAGTACAGCGAGTGAGACAATTAGTCGGGGACAAGTTGTTGGCTTCTGTTATCAAATCGTTTAGAACCAAG AAAGCTAAAGGATCAAGCAGTTCTAAGCAAGCAATAGGAGGTGGGAATCATGTGAATTGA